Within the Fischerella sp. PCC 9605 genome, the region AATTTTCTGATATTTCAAATTAGCTTGAGCTTTACTTAACTGACTGTCAATTTCATGGATTTTCTTTTGATTTTCTACAATTACTTTAGTCAATTGGCTGTCAATCTCCGCAATACTCTTTTCATTAGCTGTAATTTGAGATAATATCTCTTCCTGAGATTCTGCGGCAATCTTACTAATTTCTTGTTTTTTTTGAGCAATAACTAACTTCAAGCGTTGTTCTTCTTTAGTCAGTTTTATAACTTCTGCTTCTTGAGTGAGAACATCTTGTTCTTGTTTCAAAGTTTGTAACTTAGAATAAGCACCTTCTTTTGCTAATGAATCTAAATTATTTAAAATATTTTTATTAATTTTTAGCACTTTTTTAGCATTAATTAGCTGTGCTTCATTTTGAAGTAACTGTTGTTGAGTTTGTTCTATCTCTAACTGCGCTGCTGCCAATTGTGAACTGAAATCAGACTGACGAGAACGCAAGCGCAACTGTTGTTCTAGGGTGAGTGGAACTCCAACTGCGGAACCTCTTAGCTGGGCGCGGTAGAGTAGATTTTCTGCGAGGAATTGCGCTCGATTTTGGGTTAAAGTTGCAATTTCTAGGGGAATTTTTAATTTAACAGCTGCTCGGGGAGTAGTGTTTGCTGAAGTTATTCTTGTAAGTTGACTGCGATAAAATTCATTTTCTTGCACTAATGCTTTACGGTTTTGTTGCAGTGAATTAATCTCCGCTTGCGTAGTAGTTTCTTCTAGACTGATGAGAACTTGCCCTTTTTTAACCAGTTGACCTTCTTTAACATGAATTTGCCTAATCACACCGCCAATCGGGGCTTGAATATCAGTTACTTTCCCCTGGGGTTCTAGCTTACCGCTAGCTGGAATGGCTACATCTATTTTAAATACACTCGCCCAAATTAAAGTAAAGGCGGTAATACCAATAATCCCCCAAGCAATAGCACGTGACCAAAGGGGAGTTTGTTGTAAGAGAACTGGTTGATCAAATCGATATTGAATATTCATAATATTTTGTTAGTGGTTGGTGGTTGGTGGTTGTAGAGACGTGCCATGGCACGTCTCTACATTGGTTAGTAGTTAGTGGTTAGTGGTTAGTGGTTAGTGGTTAGTGGTTAGTAGTTAGTAGTTAGTGGTTAGTAGTTATTATTAGCTAATGACCAATGACTAATGACTAATGACCAATGACTATATCTGTGCTTCCTGTTGTCGATAAAGGCAGTAATAATAACCTTTCAGTGCTATCAATTCTTCATGGGTTCCTTGTTCAACTACAGAACCAGAGTCCATGAGCAAAATCGTGTCCGCCTTGTGGATAGTAACCAGCCTATGGGTAATGAAAAATACTGTTTTCCCTTGGAATGCTTCTGCTAGATTGCGACAGACTTGAGCTTCAGCGTTGTAGTCTAGGGCACTGGTGGCTTCGTCGAGAATCAACAGTTGGGGATTTTGCAGGACGATGCGGGCGATCGCAATTCTTTGTCTTTGTCCCCCAGAAAGTCCACTCCCTCGTTCGCCTACTTGGGTGTTGTAGCCGTTGGGCAAGTCCATGATAAAGTCGTGTGCATAGGCAACTTTGGCAGCATTAATTATCTCTTCATCGCTGGCGTCCGGACATGCTATAGCGATGTTTTCCCGCACCGTACCGTCAAATAATAAGGTATCTTGCAGCACAACTCCAATTTGACGCCGCAAGGAATAAAGTTCGACTTTGCTAATATCAAAGCCATCAATTAAGATTTTTCCGGATTTGGGTTCGTAAAGCCGAGGTAGTAATTTTAATAAGGTACTTTTACCAGAACCACTTTGGCCGACAATTCCCACAAATGAGCCAGCAGGAATGTCAACATTAATATTGCATAATTGCAACGCGCCGTTTTGTTGGAAGCTGAATGAAACATTTTTGTATTGAACACTACCCACAATTGCGGGCATGAGGATATTTTGCGCGTCGGTTTCGGTTTCTGTGGGTGTGTCGAGAATGTCACTCAGGCGTTGCAGTGATAATGCTGTTTCTTGGAAGTTTTGCCATAGTTGTACTAGTCGCAATAAGGGACTAGTGACGTAGCCAGCAAGAATGCGAAAGGCAATCAGTTGCCCTAGGGTGAGTTGTTGGTGCAAAACGAGATAGGCACCCACCCAAAGCACAAGTAAATTGGAAAACTTGTTAAGAAAGCTACTGACGGAACTGGCAGTAGTTTGAGTAGAGATGGTTTTGAAGCCAGCGCTGATATAACGTGCATAACGTTCTTGCCATTGCCAGCGCGATCGCATTTCCAAATTTTGCGCTTTAATGGTTTGCATCCCCGCCATCGCTTCTACCAAGTAGGAGTGAGTTTCAGCGTTGCGTTCGGCTTTTTCTTGCAGTTGTCGCCGGATCAGAGGCGATACCAGCAAGTTAATCAAGGCGAATAACGGTACTGTTGCCAATGCAACTATTGTTAACACCCAACTGTAAACCACCATCACTAGGATGTAGATAATGGAAAACACCGCATCCAAGACTACGGTGAGGGCTGTACCTGTGAGAAACTGCCGGATATTTTCTAACTCTCCCACCCGCGTTGCCAATTCGCCGACGGGGCGGCGTTCAAAGTAAGATAGAGGTAAGCGCAACAAGTGATTGATGACTTCAGAACCCAAAGATAGATCGATGCGGTTGGTGGTATCCACAAATAGTTGAGTGCGGATGGCTGTTAGTACTGCTTCAACTATTGCTATGACGATTAAAAAGATACCAAAAACTTCTAGGGTATCCAGGCTGTTACCAACAATAACTTTGTCAATAATTACTTGTGTTGCCAAGGGATTTACCAATCCAAAAATTTGTACCACCATTGAAGCAATTAGCACTTCCACAAAGACTTTGCGATAGCGTCGCAATTCGGGTACAAACCAGCGCAGGCTAAAGTGGGAGTGAGGGGTACTTTTGCTTGGTTGCAGCAGCAGCACTTCTCCTTGCTGTCCCCAGGTTTCGGCAAAGTCCTTCACCTTGCGACGTACCAGTCCCATTTCCGGAACGGCAATCAGTAATTCTTGGTTATTATTTTTGTAGATGATCGCAAAAGTATCTTGCCAAGAAATCATTACAGGTATTGGCAATTTACCAACTGCTGTGGCTGGCACTTTTACCATTTGGGTTGTCAAACCCATCAACTCTGCTACTGCACCGCAAAATTGCACAGATACAGTGCCAGTTTGTTCTATCTGTTTCGCTAAAATTCGCCGCAGCATATCTCTGCGGAAAGGTAGATTGAAATACTGGCTCAACATTTGCAAACAAGCAAGTGTAGCATCTTGCGGGCCTCTACCCCGAATGTAGGGAAATTTTTTGTTTCTCTGTAGAGACGCGAAATTTCGCGTCTCTACTGGGATGATAATATCTGAGGCGTAGGGGATGTCTGCAAAATCTGGTGCTATTTCTGTGGGTGCGGGAGATGGCAATTC harbors:
- a CDS encoding HlyD family efflux transporter periplasmic adaptor subunit, encoding MNIQYRFDQPVLLQQTPLWSRAIAWGIIGITAFTLIWASVFKIDVAIPASGKLEPQGKVTDIQAPIGGVIRQIHVKEGQLVKKGQVLISLEETTTQAEINSLQQNRKALVQENEFYRSQLTRITSANTTPRAAVKLKIPLEIATLTQNRAQFLAENLLYRAQLRGSAVGVPLTLEQQLRLRSRQSDFSSQLAAAQLEIEQTQQQLLQNEAQLINAKKVLKINKNILNNLDSLAKEGAYSKLQTLKQEQDVLTQEAEVIKLTKEEQRLKLVIAQKKQEISKIAAESQEEILSQITANEKSIAEIDSQLTKVIVENQKKIHEIDSQLSKAQANLKYQKITAPIDGTVFELKPNTPGFVANSSEPILKIVPNDFLIAKIYITNKDIGFAKENYKQSECANYKQQNNQCPQVDIRIDSYPFQEYGDIKGKLTSIGSDALPPDEINPYWRFPAKVSLEKQAMTLRRGGELPLQSGMSISANIKLRQRTIISIFTDFVLKKAESLKFLR
- a CDS encoding peptidase domain-containing ABC transporter gives rise to the protein MTSTLIDIQEFLASVFPFNHLPEQILENLRKQMQFLRYRMGQIILTKEAMPPHISIIYQGQARLIGYDKFTDQPVTLKLLQPGEILGWVSHVRGIACETAIASTEVICLNLPITDFLSLLKWEPNFQAALHATPSLIEVYDLLMAEFSYRANSNIDVAKLAQTAIKSAVVYSSSKKILLQQLDSQFLWLISSSSDPEFPVGSRLELETANPNQKLKANTRLLGVPKYLLPELPSPAPTEIAPDFADIPYASDIIIPVETRNFASLQRNKKFPYIRGRGPQDATLACLQMLSQYFNLPFRRDMLRRILAKQIEQTGTVSVQFCGAVAELMGLTTQMVKVPATAVGKLPIPVMISWQDTFAIIYKNNNQELLIAVPEMGLVRRKVKDFAETWGQQGEVLLLQPSKSTPHSHFSLRWFVPELRRYRKVFVEVLIASMVVQIFGLVNPLATQVIIDKVIVGNSLDTLEVFGIFLIVIAIVEAVLTAIRTQLFVDTTNRIDLSLGSEVINHLLRLPLSYFERRPVGELATRVGELENIRQFLTGTALTVVLDAVFSIIYILVMVVYSWVLTIVALATVPLFALINLLVSPLIRRQLQEKAERNAETHSYLVEAMAGMQTIKAQNLEMRSRWQWQERYARYISAGFKTISTQTTASSVSSFLNKFSNLLVLWVGAYLVLHQQLTLGQLIAFRILAGYVTSPLLRLVQLWQNFQETALSLQRLSDILDTPTETETDAQNILMPAIVGSVQYKNVSFSFQQNGALQLCNINVDIPAGSFVGIVGQSGSGKSTLLKLLPRLYEPKSGKILIDGFDISKVELYSLRRQIGVVLQDTLLFDGTVRENIAIACPDASDEEIINAAKVAYAHDFIMDLPNGYNTQVGERGSGLSGGQRQRIAIARIVLQNPQLLILDEATSALDYNAEAQVCRNLAEAFQGKTVFFITHRLVTIHKADTILLMDSGSVVEQGTHEELIALKGYYYCLYRQQEAQI